The genomic window TACTTATATAgaagaaaaattacaaataatttaacaaaaacagcttgtgtttatatttttaaactaacaagttatgtatttctgttgaaagaaaaaatacgtccacaaatagCAAATATATGAAATTTCGAACTCATTTTACACAAAAAGTAGCGCATGAAGGTTAATctgttattacatatttgatttaatcaggttaaaaatagcctacatgcAAATTTTCTTCAAAATCTCATTATGGAATGAagactgtatcgtatgcccttaacatgGAAGACATCTCTAGCAAGCGGACATAACGGATTCTTGTTTAAGTAGAAATTTATGCAAGGATGATAAACATGTACGAGAAATATTCCTCGGTCTCTAAAACTTCCCCACTCAACGGGTTACCTCAATGTAACACATTATGTTAAAAATTATCTTATCAGCCTCTTAAGATGCAGTCTTTATTGATTGAGTGTATGCTTATTTTAATACATGTTGTAGATGTACCTTCAAGGGGAACCACTACCGTGATATCAAGTCTAATGCATGGTCATTTCAGTGTTAACATCTTTTTTTTGAAAGTATGGCCAACACCTGTTTGTGAAATCATATTTGAGGTAGCTTTAAAGTCATATACATTATTTGAcagttaacatttaaaaaaaaatagcatatcATTTTCGAGAAGGTTAACAAAACAGCTGCTAATAAACAAACGAGGGTGATTGTTTTACGTTAGTGCTACCAACAAAGAAGAGAAGAGAACAAAAAGGACAAAACAAgttttatacttttgaaatatttgctgatGTTCTTATATTAAGAACAATGCATACGTATCGTTTGAATTATATCTGGTCGTGAATATTTTGATctataatttaaatgtttttgaaatagCTCATTAATTCCTGTTGATAACCAATTTTAACCATAAATGTGagcattttttttctacctttcCATGAATTAGTTGGAGTTTAATGCTTTTTATAATGATTTCTATACTATATTCATCTATGGTATTTCAAGTATTCTAATaactttcatttaatttgttagAGATTAAACTTTGCAAAACGCATAAGAGTGACAAAGACAAAAAATGGCAAGCTATTTTCTGTTAAAATGATTCTAAAGCATGTCTTCAAAAGTGATGTGTGTAGTGGTGAAATGTTGGTTTCATGCCAGATTGGTACTAAGCGTATCGAGGTTGGCAGAGAACAATTTCACACCTGTCCAGTCACAGGTATGTATTATAACATTTACGACTTCAGGTCATTTTTTGTTCATTACATACATATATTTGCAATTTTTATCTTATCAATATTTAAGTATATTAATGTGTGAGCACTAACACCAaggaataatgaaaaatgaaataaaaatgaacaagttacatataaacaaacacaaaattgacaatcataggagaaaataaagcaaaaaaacaataaagttttAGTGTTTAGTTCATTAAGTATTTTTTATGGCAGTCCTACAACTTATTATCTAGCTGTAAATTTACCTTAGATGGGCTCGGCTTTTCTGTTTTAAGTTGTATTAGTTGTTGGGCTGTTAAacgtataaacatgataaaagtcgATATTCAACCTTCTGATAAAACatgtttatctaaaaaaaaacatgttttgtgtgGATGAAAAAATCACATGTTTGCATTCATTAAATTCACTTATATCATTGGATCAGTACTATTGCTGGAAAAGTCCAATAAAACTAGGAATGAATGTTACGTTTATCTGTCTAATTGTTTCAATTGTTgaaaatgtattatataaatcAGACACACGGTTTTTAGAGGTACCAATCTTTAAGTTTTCCACTGTTGTTGGTGCTTCTCAATTGTCATGTTAACTGAAATACTTTGTCTTCATTTTCATATTACAATTTTTCATTGGGTCTGCATTAATGATACAAATCACTCACGCTTAACTCggtcttgatatttttttctgaaaaaaaacaagGGTTCGGTttcatttgaaatataaacatattaaagagaaatataatcatttcttatatagaatattttgaaCTCAAGATTTCAAACAAATCATTTGGAAAGCTTCTTCATATGTTAAAAGAAGATTTGGTGGTTGTACTACTTATTCGTTAGCAACAAACCTTCCAAAATAGCATGTTACAACTATTGACACTGtcatgcttacccttccggagcacctgattttactcccggtttttagtggagtttgtgttgtttcttatttattatttataactgttgatgaaaatgtcctttggttttgtgagtctttgtttactccttggttttgattgttattgtcattACAGTTTGTTAACAACTTTTTATCCTTTTTGTAGAGGTGGGAAATTTAAATGACGTCTCCTACAAGTCTGAAAAGAAAGCAAAATAGTGTAGATCAGTTGATAATATTCAAAGCAgaggttttaaatatatatcaagcgctttgttatttatatattgttttagtataattataaagaaaaacaatattttcgTTGTTGGTGGTACCGGTGTACATTTACGACTATAAACATATTTTGTACATTTCCAAAAAGATTACAGATACACATCTATGCGCTATGAATTATTCAACACAAACATGATATAAAACTGACATGCTTACTTCCactttatttggttttaaatgccCTAATTGCAATCCTaccaaatttcttatttttatctcGTGCTGAACATGCACGAAATATTTGCAACTTGACGCTAAGCAACTATcaatcaatattattttttatgtaacTAATAAAACATTGTTATATTGACTTTTCAGTCCAGAACAAGGATGGAAATCTCGTAAACGACAAAATGCTGATTACAATGATTGTGGccattttcatgtttattttcatggttttcgtTATAGTGCTATACCTGATCATAAAACAAAAAGGATATGATACAAACAATACGAGAAAAGTACATTCGGTTATAAACCTGAACAATCCAGATGGAATGATTCAGTTTTATAACCCGAGAGAAACGCCAATATGAAAAATGTGAAAGGATTCAGCAGGGATATTGGTTGTAAATGTAATTATTTCGCATGTGTATCTAACTCTGCTTCCTTGTTGATGACctttttcgtttgatttttttttaaataaaagaaaatgcaacaacagaaataaaacatttttataatgaGTTATAAAACAAACGATTCTAGTAGTCATTAAAAAGAATAGCTTTACAAAGGAAAACTTAGATTTAAAATTATTCTAATTGttgtaagaaaataaaaataccttCTATATggtatgttatacatgtatattttcaaGAATGATTTGTCAAacttttgacaatattttgttgttgattattGAACTGTATAGCCACTCACTGTCATCTTTATATTAACTAACAAGGGAAAAGATATTGGACTGCTgttactaaaaaataaacaaaatgaattacATATTTTAAGATATTCATATATATCTATGTACAGGAGGTATttgattacattttatttttatataaaaaaggaaacGAAGACacgctaaaaaaaatattttttaaactatatgccAATCTCTTGTATAAGCATGCTGAACAGAACAGTACAAATTTTAAGCAgtcagttatattttatattaagtaAATCTTGCCTATATCAGTAACTTTTAAACAGAACAGTAGAAACATTAAGGAGCTAATTATATTTTAACTAGTAACTAGTTATTGTTAATCAGAACAGAACAAACATTAAGAAGTTAGCTATCTTTAATATTTATGTAATCTTGCCTACATTACCTATCACTTACTGTTGAACAGAACAGGTCAAACGTTGAGCGATCAGTTAACATGTGTCACCCCAGTGCAGTTTATCGTTTACGAAACGGTATGGGTTTGATTCATTGTTCAAGATTGATAACTAACTTATAGATGATATCTTATTAACCACGTAATAGCTGTTTCTGAAGagtttatcaaaagaaaaaattcGTTAAAGAAATAATATGCACAACAAATAAAAtcgtagaaataaaaaaatgatgaaatacattttgtaactagGTTTATTGTCTATAatgcattatcatgattattgtacACATGAACAATCATAATGCATACACTTtcaataatattgtattaaaaaattaacagatataatggtaatttttataatatttatgtattccatatatttatatatacacattttttttaattgttttttgtattgttttttattttttctacaatttattttaatgttatacttatatattacatgaaaaataatatgtgcaataaaagatttaactttaaaattcagTTTCAGTCATATGATAACCAACTGTGTTCCTCTTTTTGCCGACTTTTACTTTTATGTATATGAgcttctgaaaataaaaatatgaaaagaacctagaaatatattttaacatcaCGTTCCGTTACATAGATGTTATCCTTTTACTAAATAGTTCATAGTTGGTGACTATTTGAACGCATCCATCCCAT from Mytilus galloprovincialis chromosome 5, xbMytGall1.hap1.1, whole genome shotgun sequence includes these protein-coding regions:
- the LOC143075240 gene encoding uncharacterized protein LOC143075240; this encodes MSFILKYVIVFQLPYPYARGRANLVMLTKPVVFGESVELACMALETEIPLDEPHSRSWSGGPFNALLCMNGVSADRSKYNEVKGKDISQSILRISNFSVLDVDCEYKCVFGVDSTRTTLHLNERDYEYVPSRGTTTVISSLMHGHFSVNIFFLKVWPTPVCEIIFERLNFAKRIRVTKTKNGKLFSVKMILKHVFKSDVCSGEMLVSCQIGTKRIEVGREQFHTCPVTVQNKDGNLVNDKMLITMIVAIFMFIFMVFVIVLYLIIKQKGYDTNNTRKVHSVINLNNPDGMIQFYNPRETPI